A window from Ignavibacteria bacterium encodes these proteins:
- a CDS encoding 4Fe-4S dicluster domain-containing protein yields the protein MAIMITTECINCGACEPECPNTAIYAGAAEWSLAGNTYGAGDNSPSGASGFFSEEFFYIVPDKCTECKGFHDEPQCAAVCPVDCCVPDPNHVEDEAALLKKKDYLDSLGRA from the coding sequence ATGGCAATTATGATCACAACCGAATGTATTAACTGTGGTGCTTGTGAACCCGAATGTCCGAATACAGCTATCTATGCTGGAGCCGCTGAATGGAGTCTAGCCGGAAACACTTATGGTGCCGGAGACAATTCACCCTCAGGTGCAAGTGGATTTTTCTCGGAGGAATTTTTCTATATCGTTCCGGATAAATGTACTGAGTGCAAAGGATTCCATGATGAGCCGCAATGTGCTGCAGTATGTCCGGTTGATTGCTGCGTACCAGATCCGAATCATGTCGAAGATGAAGCTGCGCTTCTAAAGAAAAAAGACTATCTCGATTCTCTCGGAAGAGCATAA
- a CDS encoding methanol dehydrogenase produces MRVLIFWLGLFLCFAIAESEIPILKNRITDYTGTLTSTQTTDLESRLKTYEDTTSNQIVILIISTLDDHPLEDYSIQVVEKNKIGQKEKNNGLLLLIVKDDRDLRIEVGYGLEGVVTDALSSSIIRNIIIPYFKSGNYYEGILAGIKTLQDAIAGEYQAEDELKSPELKILPFIIFFLIILFFLPLLRRAGRKGWKYNNSGWNSGSKGGWGGFGGFGGFGGGGGFGGGGFSGGGGSFGGGGASGSW; encoded by the coding sequence ATGAGAGTTTTAATTTTCTGGCTCGGTTTGTTCCTGTGTTTTGCGATTGCCGAGTCGGAAATTCCTATTCTAAAAAATAGGATTACAGACTATACTGGAACATTAACTTCTACTCAAACTACTGATTTAGAATCCCGTCTTAAAACCTACGAGGACACAACTTCAAATCAAATTGTGATTCTTATCATAAGTACTTTGGATGATCATCCTTTAGAGGATTATTCCATTCAAGTGGTTGAAAAAAATAAAATCGGCCAGAAAGAAAAAAATAATGGATTACTTCTTCTAATCGTAAAAGATGATAGGGATTTGCGGATCGAGGTCGGTTATGGGTTGGAGGGAGTTGTTACTGATGCACTTTCAAGTTCAATTATTAGAAATATTATCATTCCATATTTTAAAAGTGGAAATTATTACGAAGGTATCCTAGCCGGAATTAAAACTTTACAGGATGCAATTGCAGGTGAGTATCAAGCTGAAGATGAATTGAAATCACCAGAATTAAAAATTCTGCCATTCATTATTTTTTTTCTTATTATTTTATTCTTTCTTCCTTTGCTAAGGAGAGCGGGCAGAAAAGGTTGGAAATATAATAACAGTGGATGGAATTCAGGAAGCAAAGGAGGCTGGGGTGGATTCGGTGGCTTTGGAGGTTTCGGGGGTGGAGGTGGATTCGGCGGCGGAGGATTTTCAGGCGGCGGCGGGTCCTTCGGCGGGGGCGGAGCAAGCGGGAGCTGGTGA
- a CDS encoding LemA family protein, with amino-acid sequence MQKKGLLIGCGIVGAILVVLFFVISWGVSQYNSIIVLDEGVNNAWSQVENQYQRRFDLIPNLVETVKGVANFEKETYTAVTEARAKVGQINLTPEMLSDPNAFQRFQQAQDGLSSALSRLLVAVENYPQLKANENFLQLQSQLEGTENRISVERKRFNDAVQAYNTDIKRFPKNLIASIAGFREKQYFKAAAGAEQAPKVQF; translated from the coding sequence ATGCAGAAAAAAGGTTTACTAATCGGCTGCGGAATCGTAGGCGCAATTCTCGTAGTCCTGTTCTTTGTGATCTCGTGGGGAGTATCACAATACAATTCAATTATAGTTTTGGATGAAGGAGTGAACAACGCTTGGTCGCAAGTGGAAAATCAGTATCAAAGAAGATTTGATCTGATACCCAATCTTGTCGAGACAGTTAAAGGTGTAGCGAACTTTGAAAAAGAAACTTACACTGCTGTAACTGAGGCAAGAGCAAAAGTTGGGCAGATAAATCTAACACCAGAGATGCTTAGCGACCCAAATGCCTTTCAACGTTTCCAACAGGCACAGGATGGTTTGAGCAGTGCACTTTCACGTTTGCTTGTTGCAGTCGAAAATTATCCTCAGCTAAAAGCGAATGAAAACTTCTTGCAACTTCAATCGCAATTGGAAGGGACTGAAAATAGAATTTCAGTAGAGCGGAAGCGATTCAATGACGCTGTTCAAGCATACAACACAGATATTAAACGATTCCCAAAAAATTTAATCGCTAGTATAGCAGGATTCAGAGAAAAACAATATTTCAAAGCAGCAGCAGGAGCTGAACAAGCACCTAAAGTTCAATTTTAA